Part of the Shewanella eurypsychrophilus genome is shown below.
CACAATGGTGAGAATTTAGCTGGTAGGTTTTATCTAAATTACCCTCTATCCATGCCACTGTGGCTACAGATAGTGATAATAACGTTCTATTAATGTCACGTTGACACCTTTCGAGGGTACTGTTAATAGGATGTTCTTTTGTAACAATGAGTTGCATTGCAACATCTAAGTTATAATCTCGGCCATACCTTGTCAATCCTGTCGGCTATAACGATGAAAATAAATACTCTGATAGCAAATCGGCTCGAGCCGGGATAATGCTGCTGGCCTTAGTTCGGCGCTAATAGCAGATGTTGCAATTCCAACAATGAACTCACCTGATAATGAGGATTGATCCCTTCAGGCACATCCCTACCTTCACTATTGAGCCAACAGGTATCAAACCCAGCATTTAACCCACCTTGTATATCTGAGTGTGGATTATCGCCTACCATTAATACTTTTTCTCTGGGTGGATGCTGCATATGACCCAAGGCATGCTCGAAAATGGCAACATCAGGTTTAGCAACCCCGACTTGCTCTGAGATAACCACAGGGGAGAAACTTTCTAATAGGCCTGTTCGTTGTAAACGTATCGTCTGCAACTCAGTAAAACCATTGGTGATGATCCCCATCTTAACGCGGCCAGTTAACGAGTCTATAAGTTCTCTAGCACCAGGTAACAAACTACAAATATCTGCCATAGCCGCTAAAAACGCACTATTAAGATGCTGAGTCGTCACTGACAGCTTATTCGCCCAGAATTCAAATCGAGTATTTTGTAGTTCTAACGCAGAAATATGGCCATCTTGATACTTAACCCACAGTGGCTTATTCACCTGCTGGTAGATATTGAAATCACTTAAAGAAAAGTCGACATCAAATCTTGAAAACATCAGCTGCAAACCTTTAAAGGCATCGAAATGAAACAGGGTTTCATCGGCATCAAATAAAATCCATTGGTACTTCATTGTATTTTGCGCTCCAGATAAGCAAAGCAATCATTATGCGCCGACAATAAGCTCCCTACTCATTTGTGTCAAACTCTCCTCATGGGTTTATCCCTCTGCAAAATAGCCAGTTTGTTACATCTGCTTACCTTTATCCCGAGCTAATTGAATCATCAAACGGAACTGACAAGTTAATCCAAGAGTCACACCTAGGTACAACAGTAATAAACAGGTAATAAACAAGGAATGAATAGATGATAAATGGAATGCTCAAGCTACTGAAACAGAACCGTTCTTTCTTACTTTTCATGCTATTAATGCTGGTATTTAGAAGCGCTGTTGCCGATTGGAACTCAGTGCCTACCGGCTCGATGAAACCGACAATTCTTGAAGGAGATAGGTTACTGGTTAATAAGATGGCTTATGATCTCCGAGTCCCTTTTACACATCTATCCCTCGTTAAAATGGCCGACCCAGCTCGAGGTGAGATTATCATCTTCGATTCGGTAAAAGCAGATAAAAAGTTAGTTAAGCGGGTTATCGGTATACCCGGTGATCTCGTCGAGATGAAACACAACAGACTCATCATTAATGGCAAGCCACTCAAATATCATCCGCAGAAAAAGTTAGCATCCAGTGCCGATAGCATAGAACAACTGTTAGGCGTCGATCACATGATTCGAACCCACGACACCCCTTCTCGCCTCGCCGATTTCGGCCCGGTAACTGTGCCTGATAATTTTTACCTGGCACTTGGCGATAATCGCGATGCTAGCGCAGACTCCCGCGTGATAGGTTTTATTCCTCGAAATGAGATCACTGGCAGAGCTAAGACTGTCGCCTTCTCCAATGATCACAATAATTATTACCTGTTTAGGCCCGAACGGTTTATGCACACTCTCTAGAAAGGAGCTAGGTTATAGGTGCAAGGTTATAGGTGCGAGACATCAGCGCTTAACATCTTCTAACGCTTCAGCTTGAATCATGCTCTACACATAAAAGCCGATTTTTGCTATTTTAAAGCCACTTTGTATTAAATGGATTTGTGATGAAACAGCTTATTTCGGCCTCTTTACTTTCATTAACCCTTCTAGTCTCTGGCTGTGCTACGACAACTGACAGTGAACAAGTTGAATACCTGACTTATGTAGAAGCTGGGCAAGAGGTTCCGATAACGACATTTACCGATACCCAAGGTAATTTAATTGATTTGAAGCAATCGGGTAACGCTAAATTATTAGTACTGTTTGCCACCTGGTGTCCTGACTCTCAGCGCGCGATGAAAGCCTTGGAAGCATCAGATCTGAATCTGGATCCCAATGTCGACATCATAGCGATAGGCCGCGAAGATAATAAAGAGGCATTAGACAAGTTTGCCACTGACTATGAAATTAACTTTCCCCTGATTGTTGATACCGACAGAGCTATTTATGCCAAATTTGCCAATGCTGGGATCCCCAGACTTATTCTTCTCGATGCTAATAACACTATTGTTAAAACCATCATAGCTGAAGGTGAAAATCCATTGGCCGAGGTACAGTGGTAACTGCCAGCGAGAATAGACCAAACCTGAAACGCAGAAAGTCTAGTGTCCAACCTGTATCGATAGTGGGCAGGTTTGATTGCTAAAAAGCACCTTGAAGTGTGCCTGTGTCATGGTGCGATACTGACAGATGAGTACTGTGCCATCGGCTTCTGATTTTACGAGCTGTGCAGTGACAGCCGTTTGACTCGAGGCAAATACCAAACTGGTAGAGAAGATAAACGAACAGACTAAAACCACTGCTTTTGGCATAAATTTTTGCATCATGTTTTTTATCATTCAGACATCCTTTGTGCGGGAAATACAGCAGAACACTGCATACGGTATAACTCTACCAGCACTAGCTGAACCTCCACTTAACAACAAGTTAGCTTTTAAGATTCCCCAGCTAATGAATCACTTAAGCGTTAACTGGCTCATCAAGATAATCACTAATCACGTGAGCGAGTCGAATGATCCCCTGCTCCATTTTTTCATTCCAAGGCAGAGCAAAAGTGATCCGAAAATAGTTGTCATACTGCTGTGAAAAAGAAAACATAGCACCTGGCGCAATCGATAGTTTTTTCTGAATAACTCGATTCCACAGCGCCTCACTGGAATAGCTATCTGGTAATCGACACCAGATACAGGGGCCACCCGTTGGCAGGCTCATGTAAATTGAATCATCCAGCACTGAGTTCATCAAGCTTTTCATTTTAAGATAATTAATATTCATCTGAGCTCTGAGTTTCCCTGTCAGCGTATGATACTCACCAGATGACATTAGGTTTGCCACCATATACTGCAATGCAATACTTGGCTCTTCGGCAATGATCTGTTTTGCATGCTGGCAGGCATTGAACGTATCGTTACACAACAGATAACCTAAGCTGATAGCAGGTGAAATAGTGTCGTAGAAATCACCTATGCTTATCACCTTACAATGGCTAGATTCACTCACTAGACTTGCGATAGTCACAGGTCGAGTTGCGCCAAAATATAGCTCACCGCGATCATATTCAATCAAGGTCACATCATGTTCATTTGCCCAGTTAATCAGGGATTGTTTATCCTCCAAGGACAAGACTCGGCCAGTGGGATCGGCAAAGTTGGGGTTAACCAGATAAGTATCAAAAGCCTGCTCTGTATGGGCCTTTGAAAGTAGTGCCAGCTCGTCTTCATAGTTCACTTGCATAGGCACTTCAATCACATCGGCATTAAACTGCTTCAATATCGCCTGAAAGAAAAATGATACTGGCGACTCCACCGCCACCGTTCTCCCTATGGCTTTAGCTGCTGTTAATGCCAACAGCAAGCCCTCTTGCCTACCGTTAGTCACTAACACCCGATCTTTAACAAACACTTGACCTGAGCGTAGTAGGTGGCGGCAAATTTCGTGCCTTAGCTCAGGGATCCCCTCGATAGGATCTTGCATCAAGAGTTTATAGGGACGATGCTTTATAACTTGCTTGTGCAAACGGTTAAGCAATAACTCTTGATCGATAACAGTACAGGGAGCCGTGCAAGAAAGAGGCAGAATCTCTGGATCGTTAAATGAATATTGCACCGCATTGGCTAAATCTAACTGTGCATGAACTCGATTGATGCTAGAGCCATAATCAGGTGCTGTTACTGCAGTTTTTTTTGCAATGAAGTAGCCTCGTTTTGGCTTAGAATCGATCCAACCTTGTCTTTCAAGCTCATGGTATGCCTGGATCACTGTCGACACTCCGACACCTTTATCTTTAGCATACCGCCTTACAGACTCGAGCTTATTACTCCCGGCAATATCTGAGTAAATGCCCGATTCAATCGCACGAATGATCTCATCGATGATTTGCTGATATTTAAACTCAGTCATAATTAGGGCTTAGCCATCTGTATTGGGTTTTATTGGCTTCAACTGTATCTGTTTTGGTTTTAAAGCTCCAGATAAAGTAAAACCCAATACAGTTACCTTTCAAGTAACAAAAATGAAAATTACAGGTACCCCGAATGAGCAAAATTATAACTGAAACCCAGCGCCTTATTATTCGAGAGTTTAATCTCGATGATGCTAAGGCCGTTTACCATTTTAATGCCCCGAAAGAGGTTAATCGCTTTACTGGTGATGCAGACATGTGTGAAAGCATCGAAGATGCAGAGAAGATTATTGGTGATATCTGGTTAGTGGAATATAAAAAGTTCGGCTATGGCCGCTGGGCCGTGGTACTCAAGGAAACTAATGAAGTGATTGGATTCTGCGGTTTTAAGAACGAAAGCCGTATCAAGGCCGTTGATATCGGTTATCGCTTTCATCCTGACTATTGGGGCAAAGGCTATGCGACAGAATCAAACATAGCCTGTATCGAATATGCCAAACAACATATGGATCTCGATAGGGTACTTGGAGACGCTGTAGCCGAAAACCTAGGTTCTATCAAGGTGCTAATCAAGCTGGGCATGAGCTACATCGAGCAATATCAAGAAGACGAATTTACCGTCAATCGATATGAGATTTTTTTAAAATCTAAATCTTAGCTATTTACCCTCTAAAACAAGCCCATCAATCATAGAGACCATGCGGCCAATCTCAGGTTTGGTGATGGTATCATCGGCCCCAAGTTGCAGTGCCTTGACACGATTACCTTCACTCATAAGTGATGAAAACATCACGATAGGCGTCTTTGCATAATGAGGACCATCACGTAAACGCTTGAGTAAGTGCAGGCCATCCATTCGGGGCATCTCCACATCAGAGACTATGGCATCAACAAAATTATCAACTGAGCCACCTTCCTCTTCAGCAAGTCGGACAAAGTCCTCTAAGATATCCAGCGCATCTTGGCCATCTTTCGCATCCAGAATATTATAGCCGGCCGACTGTAATGTCTTTTCTATCATCTTGCGAATAAAAGCTGAATCATCAACAACCATCACGGTTTTAGCCTGACGCAGAGCCAACATGCTGTCGTTGATAAGTACATTTTTATCCTGAGTCACATCGTATTTATCCATGCTCAACTCAGGATTAATATCAGAGATGATCTTTTCAAAGTCTAATATCATGATCAGATGATCTTCGCGCCTTACCACCGCCACCACACAATCTTGCTCACCAGATTCTAAAAACTGGCTAGGCGATTCAACATGCTCCCATGAGACCCGGTGAATACTCAGCACGGTGTCGACTAAAAAACCATTTATCATCTTATTGAAATCAGTAACGATAACGATCTTATTGGTTAGATCATCACAAGTCGGAATGCCTAACCAACTTGCCAAGTCAACCAAGGGAATTAAGTTGTCGCGCAATGAAAACACGCCCACCATATGCGTTTTGGCATTGGGGTAGTCTTCGGTTTCTGGCACGCGGATCACTTCTCTGACCTTGGCAACATTGATGCCATAATGACAGATCTTATGGCCGCCACCAGGTAGCGTTTTATGCAGGTGGAACTCGATAATTTCAAGCTCATTGGTGCCACTTTCCGTGAGAATTTCTGGTTTTTTGATGTCATTCATACTCGAAACTGCCATATCGTTAAATAGCACTAAAGAAAAATAGCGCGAAACAAAAACAATGCTAACTATGAGTATAGGAAGGGAATAGCGCTTAGTGTATTAATCAAGCAGGAAGGAAGATTAAAAGGGGAAAATAGAACTACAGTGACAACTGAAGCTCTAGATTAAATACCCCTAAAAAGTATTCGGAAATTATAGCTGCTGACCAAGGTGTTTATCCAAGAAGCTTAATATCGCCTTGTTCGCTTCGAGTATATTCTGCTCCTTATAGAAACCATGGCCCTCCTTGTCTTTTACTAACCACTCATAAGGATGCCCGGCCTTATCTAACGCTTTTTTTAGCGCCTCTGCATGTTCAATCGGAGCTCGTTCATCATCCTCTCCATGTATGATTAACACCGGTGCTTTAAGCTTACTGACATGATTAACGGGTGACTGGGCGCGCTGTTCCGCTTTGTCTGAGCCTAGAGTTTTATCCAGATAAGCATCCCCCCACCTCGTCGTTTTGATATCTCCTTCGTTGTAGAGCATCTCGAGATCGTAAACCCCTGCATAACCAATAGAACACTTGAAGGTATCAGGCTCCCTAATCGCACTCTGCAAAGCACTATAACCACCAAAACTCACACCAAAGATACATAGCTTATCTTTATCAGCGACCCCTTGCTGCACCGCATATTGAGTCGCTAACAGGATATCGTCTTGGATCTTAGTGCCCCAATTGCCATAGCCCGCTTCCAAAAAGTTTTCGCCATAACCTGCGGACCCACGAAAGTTAACTTGTACTACTGCATATCCCGCATTAGCTAACATCTGAACCTGAGGATCGAAACCCCAATAATCTCTGGCATGAGGACCACCATGTGGCATCACTACTGTTGGTAGGTTTTTACTCTTTCCTTTAGGCAGGGTCATCTGGCCATTGAGTATCAAACCGTCGGGTGTTTTTATTCTAAAGGGCTCAGTCAGTGCCATATCACTAGGCTTGATCCAGTTACGCGCGCTCAGAAGATGTCTTGCCTTCATCGTCTCGGTATCAAACAGATAGAAGGTACCGGGATTCCGATCGCTGCTCACATGTACTATGGCCTGCTTGCCATCACGAGTCTTGCTACTAACAACCACGCTATCACCGTTAAAAGCTCCCACTAACGCTTTATGCAGCTTAGCTTCAGGCGAACTGGGTTTGAGATAGAGATAATTTGGGTAATCTTCATCTAAACGTAGGCCGTACACTTCATTCAATGAGGAGCTCATGGCATAGGTAGGGTCGACCATTGCACTGCGATATAACTGAGTCTCTTCCTGGGTCTCTAAATTATAGTGATATAACCCTTTAGGACCTCCATCATCACTTTTGAGTGCATATACACTCTTGTTATCTTCACCAAAGGATATCGGCTCAAACTCGCCTTCAAATAACTCTCCAAATGCCTGCCAATCCTCTCCTTTACCTTTAGAGTAAAACAGCTTGGTATTAGCATTTTTATCCACTCCAGCAACGAAGCGAGGCACACCATCGTGATCAATCAAAAACTGGCTATAGGCGATGGGGGCACGTTTTAGTTTTCTAGCTTTCCCTGAATAAACATTGAGTTTAACCACCTCTGGTAACACGTCAGTTCGGCGGCTCAACGCTTGTTGGCGGATCAACACATGCTTATAATCACCTTCTAATATATCGAGTAAAAACCCACCATAACTTGATGGTTTTTTTGCACGGTATCCAAATATCATCTGCTTCTTTCTACCGTCAAAATTAACCGCAAATAGCTCACCATAACTAACAGGCTTAGCTAACGAGCCACGAACTCGCTCTACCTGAATAATCACCCGTTCATCGTTGACCCAATAGTAATCCGCCACCTGATCTTTAGCTTCACCACCTAGCCTAAAAGTGACCTCGAAGGTTTTACTATCTAGAAATGCTAATGTTTTGCGCCCATCGGTATTAATCAGCACAGCAAGGTGCTTACCGTCGGGTGAGATCTTTACATTGTGATATTCGCTGTGCCGAGAAAAGTCTTCGACTGTTTGCGCCGACAAATTAAATGATAAAAAACATAATAATGCAGATAAATATATACAAGATTTTCGATAAGCAGAGAAGCTGTAAGCACTCACCTCAGCCTTACTCATCTTTAAACTCACTTTTCTAAATAGAATAACCATATCAATTCCCTTTGATCAACAACATCCATAAGTACACAGCTAGTTTTACGGTAAATCTCAGTGAAACTTGACCAAAAACCAGTCAACAACAAGTGAACTATATTTGACCAACATATAGATAACAAGTTAATTAAACTAAGATTTTTGATACATTCTGATACGTGTTACCAATTGGATAAGTGTATAAAAAATACCGCTTATTTCCACTAGGCAAGGGCTATAAGATTCAGCAGATTAAGAGGTTGGTTTGAAAATTTAGACAGGAATAAAAAATGTTATTTCAGCTCTCGATAAGTCTCACTGCTCCAATCAAACACATATTCGACGCCTTGCCATTCATAGATGGTGCGGCCATCTCTTTGCACAACGCGGGCATTTTCGGGCAGGCTTTTAAGTCCAGTAGCATATTGCACACTGCTGGTTACTCGCTGGGGAGCCGCGATTGATTTAGGCGGAGTAGGCGCTCTTTTTACCGCTCGGCGCTCATTGTAATAGTAGTTGTCATCACGGTTATAACGATAAGGGTAGCGCCAACTGTTACGCCAGTAAGGACGGTATCCACTATTCAAACCATGGTTCCAACCGTTATTCCAAGAGTGATTACCCCAGTAAGGTGAGCCAGTGCCTATTCCGACACGCCAGCCACTGTTGTAATTAGAATTATGACCCCAACTGCTGCTCCAGGTAGGCTGAACCCAGACATTACTGCTCCAATTGAAGCGATCTGAGGCTAGCGATCCAAAACTAGAGAACAGCAATAAACCAGACAAGAACAAAGTCATGCTAATTCGATTTAATTGATTCATCTTGCCTCCTCACGTAAGCACCTTTATTGCGCCTCAACCTTAAGCCTAACCCCATATTACTCCTATTTACAGCAAGAAGTAATTTACCGATATCTTATCTATTTATTGTCTCTTCAATAATCGCTCTATTCCGTCCTAAGCAGTTAAACATACGTACGAAAAATGCTATAGTGCGCGCCATATCACATTTTTATAGCAGCGAGTATCAATGAGTTTTAAGGATCTGCGCAGTTTTATCACACACCTGGAAAGCCAGGGTGAACTCAAGCGTATCAGCCATCCCGTCGACCCTCACCTTGAGATGACGGAGATCTGTGATCGCGTGCTTCGTGCCAAAGGCCCGGCTCTATTATTCGAGAATCCCGTCGGCAATGATATGCCTGTACTGGCTAACCTTTTCGGTACACCAAAACGTGTTGCCATGGCGCTCGGTAAAGAAGATCCGCTTGCATTGCGTGAAGTCGGTGAGCTATTGGCCTTTTTGAAGGAACCAGAGCCACCTCGCGGCTTTAAAGATGCAATCTCAAAAATCCCCATGTTTAAGCAAGCGTTGAACATGCCGCCTAAAACCGTCCGCAACCCTCCTTGTCAGCAGGTAGTAAAGACAGGTGAAGAGGTGGATCTGACTCAACTACCCATACAACATTGTTGGCCAGGAGACGCAGCTCCTCTGGTAACTTGGGGTTTGACCATCACTAAGGGTCCACGTCAGAAGCGTCAAAACTTGGGGATCTACCGCCAGCAACTGCTAGGCAAAGATAAACTGATCATGCGTTGGTTAGATCATCGTGGCGGTGCATTAGACTTTAAAGATTTTAAAGAAAAACACCCAGGCGAACGCTACCCTGTAGTTGTAGCTTTAGGCGCTGATCCTGTCACCATCTTAGGTGCGGTCACACCAGTACCTGACTCCATGAGTGAGTATGCCTTTGCAGGATTGCTTCGCGGCGAACGCACCGAAGTCTGTAAAGCGATTAGCTGTGACTTAGAAGTCCCTGCCACCAGCGAAATTATTCTCGAAGGTTATATCGATCCCGAGGAGATGGCTGAAGAAGGCCCTTATGGTGATCATACTGGTTATTACAATGAGACAGATAAATTCCCAGTCTTCACTGTGACCCATATCACTCACAGAAAAGATGCCATCTACCACAGTACCTATACCGGTCGTCCACCTGATGAGCCAGCCATGTTAGGTGTGGCACTCAACGAAATATTTGTGCCTATCTTGCGCAAGCAATACCCGGAGATCATCGATTTCTATTTGCCACCAGAAGGTTGCTCCTATCGCATGGCAGTGATATCTATCCGTAAAGAGTACCCAGGTCATGCTAAACGCGTGATGATGGGCGCCTGGTCTTTCCTACGTCAGTTTATGTATACCAAGTTTATTGTCGTCGTCGATGATGACGTTAACTGTCGTGACTGGAACGATGTGATTTGGGCCATTACCACGCGTATGGATCCTAAACGCGACACTGTCATGATAGAAAACACCCCTATTGATTACCTCGACTTTGCTTCTCCGGTTGCGAGTCTTGGCTCAAAAATGGGCATGGATGCGACCAACAAGTGGCCAGGTGAAACCGATCGCGAATGGGGTACCCCAATTGTGATGGATAAGGCAGTCAAAGACAAAGTTGACTCTATGTGGTCTGACTTAGGGCTGGATAAAAATCCAGCGACATAGTGACTAGGGCTAAGGCCCTAGTCTATGCTTAATACAACTAAGAATTAATTCGCTTTAAAGCTCCCATAGAGGAGTGACATAGGAAGTTAAATGAACACCATAAGCTGTAAAATCGAAACTGTTACTCCATTCAACGATGCGGTTTATCGAATTATTCTAAAACCTGAAACAGCGTTCGATTTCAACGCAGGTCAATACCTTTGCGTCGTGATGGACGAGCAAGACAAGCGTCCGTTTTCAATCGCTTCTGCGCCTGGTTCAGAGCACATTGAGCTACATATTGGTGCCGCTGTCAGCGAAAGCTATCCTATGCAAGTGGTTGAGCGTATGAAAGATTGCCTCGCTAACGATGGTCAGATAGAAATTGAAGTGCCAGGCGGTGAGGCTCACCTACGCCACGAGAGTCTGCGTCCAAGATTATTGATCGCTGGCGGGACAGGGTTCTCTTATATTAAGAGTATTGTCGAGCAACAAATCGCACTCGGACAGAAGATCGAAACCACCCTTTATTGGGGCTGTCGCAATATCGATGCTATGTATTATCAAAGCATCGCACGTGAATGGCACGATGCTCATCCATGGTTACATTTCGTTCCTGTGCTTGAGGAAGCTGGCGGTGACTGGAAAGGTAAGAAGGCTAACCTATTAGCTCAG
Proteins encoded:
- the yjjG gene encoding pyrimidine 5'-nucleotidase, whose protein sequence is MKYQWILFDADETLFHFDAFKGLQLMFSRFDVDFSLSDFNIYQQVNKPLWVKYQDGHISALELQNTRFEFWANKLSVTTQHLNSAFLAAMADICSLLPGARELIDSLTGRVKMGIITNGFTELQTIRLQRTGLLESFSPVVISEQVGVAKPDVAIFEHALGHMQHPPREKVLMVGDNPHSDIQGGLNAGFDTCWLNSEGRDVPEGINPHYQVSSLLELQHLLLAPN
- the lepB gene encoding signal peptidase I; the encoded protein is MINGMLKLLKQNRSFLLFMLLMLVFRSAVADWNSVPTGSMKPTILEGDRLLVNKMAYDLRVPFTHLSLVKMADPARGEIIIFDSVKADKKLVKRVIGIPGDLVEMKHNRLIINGKPLKYHPQKKLASSADSIEQLLGVDHMIRTHDTPSRLADFGPVTVPDNFYLALGDNRDASADSRVIGFIPRNEITGRAKTVAFSNDHNNYYLFRPERFMHTL
- a CDS encoding TlpA family protein disulfide reductase, which translates into the protein MKQLISASLLSLTLLVSGCATTTDSEQVEYLTYVEAGQEVPITTFTDTQGNLIDLKQSGNAKLLVLFATWCPDSQRAMKALEASDLNLDPNVDIIAIGREDNKEALDKFATDYEINFPLIVDTDRAIYAKFANAGIPRLILLDANNTIVKTIIAEGENPLAEVQW
- a CDS encoding PLP-dependent aminotransferase family protein, producing MTEFKYQQIIDEIIRAIESGIYSDIAGSNKLESVRRYAKDKGVGVSTVIQAYHELERQGWIDSKPKRGYFIAKKTAVTAPDYGSSINRVHAQLDLANAVQYSFNDPEILPLSCTAPCTVIDQELLLNRLHKQVIKHRPYKLLMQDPIEGIPELRHEICRHLLRSGQVFVKDRVLVTNGRQEGLLLALTAAKAIGRTVAVESPVSFFFQAILKQFNADVIEVPMQVNYEDELALLSKAHTEQAFDTYLVNPNFADPTGRVLSLEDKQSLINWANEHDVTLIEYDRGELYFGATRPVTIASLVSESSHCKVISIGDFYDTISPAISLGYLLCNDTFNACQHAKQIIAEEPSIALQYMVANLMSSGEYHTLTGKLRAQMNINYLKMKSLMNSVLDDSIYMSLPTGGPCIWCRLPDSYSSEALWNRVIQKKLSIAPGAMFSFSQQYDNYFRITFALPWNEKMEQGIIRLAHVISDYLDEPVNA
- a CDS encoding GNAT family N-acetyltransferase, which translates into the protein MSKIITETQRLIIREFNLDDAKAVYHFNAPKEVNRFTGDADMCESIEDAEKIIGDIWLVEYKKFGYGRWAVVLKETNEVIGFCGFKNESRIKAVDIGYRFHPDYWGKGYATESNIACIEYAKQHMDLDRVLGDAVAENLGSIKVLIKLGMSYIEQYQEDEFTVNRYEIFLKSKS
- a CDS encoding chemotaxis protein, translating into MNDIKKPEILTESGTNELEIIEFHLHKTLPGGGHKICHYGINVAKVREVIRVPETEDYPNAKTHMVGVFSLRDNLIPLVDLASWLGIPTCDDLTNKIVIVTDFNKMINGFLVDTVLSIHRVSWEHVESPSQFLESGEQDCVVAVVRREDHLIMILDFEKIISDINPELSMDKYDVTQDKNVLINDSMLALRQAKTVMVVDDSAFIRKMIEKTLQSAGYNILDAKDGQDALDILEDFVRLAEEEGGSVDNFVDAIVSDVEMPRMDGLHLLKRLRDGPHYAKTPIVMFSSLMSEGNRVKALQLGADDTITKPEIGRMVSMIDGLVLEGK
- a CDS encoding alpha/beta hydrolase family protein, with the translated sequence MVILFRKVSLKMSKAEVSAYSFSAYRKSCIYLSALLCFLSFNLSAQTVEDFSRHSEYHNVKISPDGKHLAVLINTDGRKTLAFLDSKTFEVTFRLGGEAKDQVADYYWVNDERVIIQVERVRGSLAKPVSYGELFAVNFDGRKKQMIFGYRAKKPSSYGGFLLDILEGDYKHVLIRQQALSRRTDVLPEVVKLNVYSGKARKLKRAPIAYSQFLIDHDGVPRFVAGVDKNANTKLFYSKGKGEDWQAFGELFEGEFEPISFGEDNKSVYALKSDDGGPKGLYHYNLETQEETQLYRSAMVDPTYAMSSSLNEVYGLRLDEDYPNYLYLKPSSPEAKLHKALVGAFNGDSVVVSSKTRDGKQAIVHVSSDRNPGTFYLFDTETMKARHLLSARNWIKPSDMALTEPFRIKTPDGLILNGQMTLPKGKSKNLPTVVMPHGGPHARDYWGFDPQVQMLANAGYAVVQVNFRGSAGYGENFLEAGYGNWGTKIQDDILLATQYAVQQGVADKDKLCIFGVSFGGYSALQSAIREPDTFKCSIGYAGVYDLEMLYNEGDIKTTRWGDAYLDKTLGSDKAEQRAQSPVNHVSKLKAPVLIIHGEDDERAPIEHAEALKKALDKAGHPYEWLVKDKEGHGFYKEQNILEANKAILSFLDKHLGQQL
- the ubiD gene encoding 4-hydroxy-3-polyprenylbenzoate decarboxylase, translated to MSFKDLRSFITHLESQGELKRISHPVDPHLEMTEICDRVLRAKGPALLFENPVGNDMPVLANLFGTPKRVAMALGKEDPLALREVGELLAFLKEPEPPRGFKDAISKIPMFKQALNMPPKTVRNPPCQQVVKTGEEVDLTQLPIQHCWPGDAAPLVTWGLTITKGPRQKRQNLGIYRQQLLGKDKLIMRWLDHRGGALDFKDFKEKHPGERYPVVVALGADPVTILGAVTPVPDSMSEYAFAGLLRGERTEVCKAISCDLEVPATSEIILEGYIDPEEMAEEGPYGDHTGYYNETDKFPVFTVTHITHRKDAIYHSTYTGRPPDEPAMLGVALNEIFVPILRKQYPEIIDFYLPPEGCSYRMAVISIRKEYPGHAKRVMMGAWSFLRQFMYTKFIVVVDDDVNCRDWNDVIWAITTRMDPKRDTVMIENTPIDYLDFASPVASLGSKMGMDATNKWPGETDREWGTPIVMDKAVKDKVDSMWSDLGLDKNPAT
- the fre gene encoding NAD(P)H-flavin reductase produces the protein MNTISCKIETVTPFNDAVYRIILKPETAFDFNAGQYLCVVMDEQDKRPFSIASAPGSEHIELHIGAAVSESYPMQVVERMKDCLANDGQIEIEVPGGEAHLRHESLRPRLLIAGGTGFSYIKSIVEQQIALGQKIETTLYWGCRNIDAMYYQSIAREWHDAHPWLHFVPVLEEAGGDWKGKKANLLAQIKADFVSLSGYDIYIAGRFDMVGAAREVFRSVGVEEDHLYGDAFAFIK